The Cucumis melo cultivar AY unplaced genomic scaffold, USDA_Cmelo_AY_1.0 utg000917l, whole genome shotgun sequence genome contains the following window.
CGTGGGGCCAACTTCAATTCACCAAACCAAGGTTCATCTCGTGTAGTGATTGTGGACTCGTACAAGGATATTGAGTAGACGGTTGATGTATCAGACTCGACCCTATCTTTCGGAGCATGCATTCCCATCCGTCTCGCAACTGAAAAGGTAAGCTACGTGTCCGGTGCACGGAGAACTGCCTTCGGTCTCCCAAACAGACTGACTCGTGGCAACCTTCCGGCCGCCCAACGACCTATAACGCTAGTCACTACTCCCACTGGGGCTAGGAAGTAAGCCCCACAACCCAAAGCGGcgaaaaacaaatagaatttGCTACAAAAACCGGCTAACGGGGGTATTCCTGCGTATGAGAACATAGTAATGGAGAAGGTAATAGCCGAAATAGGATTCGTTTTGGCTAGAGCGCCCAAATCCGCTATATATTTGACACGGGTTTGCCGTAATGCTAAAACTATGGCGAATGCATCTATCGTCATTAATACATAAATCAAGATACCAATTAGTAGTGATTGAATTCCTTCTAT
Protein-coding sequences here:
- the LOC127146702 gene encoding LOW QUALITY PROTEIN: NADH-ubiquinone oxidoreductase chain 2-like (The sequence of the model RefSeq protein was modified relative to this genomic sequence to represent the inferred CDS: deleted 1 base in 1 codon), whose product is MWAPDIYEGSPTPVTAFLSIAPKISIFANISRLSIYGSYGATLQEIFFFCSIASMILGALAAMAQTKVKRPLAHSSIGHVGYIRTGFSCGTIEGIQSLLIGILIYVLMTIDAFAIVLALRQTRVKYIADLGALAKTNPISAITFSITMFSYAGIPPLAGFCSKFYLFFAALGCGAYFLAPVGVVTSVIGRWAAGRLPRVSLFGRPKAVLRAPDT